The following coding sequences are from one Triticum aestivum cultivar Chinese Spring chromosome 5A, IWGSC CS RefSeq v2.1, whole genome shotgun sequence window:
- the LOC123101307 gene encoding uncharacterized protein, which translates to MEESRIRTCIRNNSRLQALGIPALSTLFAAKTVISPEKNKPKHSSDDSEAEYHPNEDNTSEGESSDDSLVDETEALQSTPAASSNSKGCKKTSQKTSKKRSAAMPPGGVKPRPPKRVHADLPTNPRVTRSKKALLQDADAGTQSEEMSDPKHQTPSVIHKPTASMACVRPAEEIVPNFDDHGVEGDDPGHCDDDNWIANGADLIAHRDEENEMANEAGGSAQPNQQTQPNNNSEDIALLKSARTVSSVPVNLCICNNRKHTNMTYTAIFHLVVVAICPQSYEEPRERGPNLGKGLERITRCRQGKLPLVIPEGKLRPEAPLLAAKFATECNITVRHHMPVFKHWKDYKDPDGHVRDGIFRNFVGKVGNKFQMDVDAVPVRKACTEMLKHATRQQRYRLKKEYFDPHPLHLVTRTSPVPSMTDEQWNELVESWKDPKNMGICETNKNNRAQVKFHQTTGSRSYPVHCDNLGDKYKDKEPTALDLFKECHYSKKKKSYTGVVQAAITEMENKASQPTEDGQESNSATEAVAEVLAKHTKKPRFLQHVGIQHVHARSGDSNCQVELAKRGNVELQALVDTLTKQLKESEEARTGQDKEHRKRDEENRKKQAEMDAKLDFLLSQLQARSAQG; encoded by the exons ATGGAGGAGTCGCGCATCAGAACATGCATAAGGAACAATTCAAGGCTGCAAGCACTCGGAATTCCTGCACTATCGACATTGTTTGCAGCCAAAACAGTCATTTCAcctgaaaaaaataaaccgaagcaTAGTAGTGATGATTCTGAAGCTGAGTACCATCCTAACGAGGACAATACCAGTGAAGGAGAGTCATCCGATGATAGTTTAGTAGATGAAACAGAAGCACTGCAGTCCACACCTGCTGCAAGCTCAAACTCTAAG GGCTGTAAGAAGACTAGTCAGAAAACTAGTAAGAAAAGATCTGCTGCCATGCCCCCTGGTGGAGTCAAGCCTCGGCCTCCTAAGAGAGTTCATGCGGACCTCCCAACTAATCCACGAGTCACAAGGTCGAAGAAAGCTCTATTACAAGATGCTGATGCAGGTACTCAAAGTGAGGAAATGTCTGATCCTAAACATCAGACTCCAAGTGTCATCCATAAGCCAACTGCTTCTATGGCTTGTGTCCGCCCAGCTGAAGAAATTGTTCCCAACTTTGATGACCATGGTGTTGAAG GTGATGATCCTGGACATTGTGATGATGACAACTGGATTGCCAATGGAGCTGATCTCATTGCCCATCGTGATGAAGAAAATGAGATGGCAAACGAAGCTGGTGGTAGTGCCCAACCAAATCAGCAAACCCAACCTAACAATAACTCCGAAG ataTTGCCTTGTTGAAATCTGCTCGAACCGTGTCTTCCGTTCCAGTTAACCTATGCATTTGTAACAATCGGAAACACACCAACATGACATATACTGCAATATTCCATTTAGTTGTTGTTGCCATATG TCCACAATCCTATGAGGAGCCAAGGGAAAGGGGCCCCAATTTGGGAAAAGGTCTGGAAAGGATCACTCGATGCCGGCAGGGCAAACTGCCGCTTGTCATTCCAGAAGGGAAGTTAAGGCCGGAGGCACCTCTTCTTGCTGCAAAGTTCGCAACTGAATGCAACATCACAGTTAGACACCATATGCCCGTGTTTAAGCACTGGAAGGATTACAAGGACCCAGATGGACATGTCCGAGATGGGATCTTCAGGAACTTTGTAGGAAAAGTTGGT AACAAGTTTCAGATGGACGTTGATGCTGTGCCAGTTAGGAAGGCTTGTACTGAAATGCTGAAACATGCGACTCGCCAACAACGATATAGGCTCAAGAAAGAGTATTTTGACCCTCACCCACTCCATTTGGTGACGAGAACGTCTCCTGTCCCCTCGATGACTGATGAGCAGTGGAATGAGCTAGTGGAAAGCTGGAAGGATCCCAAAAATATG GGGATATGTGAAACTAACAAAAATAATCGAGCTCAAGTTAAGTTTCACCAAACCACTGGCTCGCGCAGCTACCCTGTGCACTGTGATAATCTG GGAGACAAATACAAAGATAAAGAACCCACTGCATTGGATTTATTCAAGGAGTGCCACTACAGCAAGAAAAAGAAAAGCTACACCGGTGTTGTCCAAGCTGCAATT ACCGAGATGGAAAACAAGGCCTCTCAGCCTACAGAAGATGGACAGGAATCGAACTCCGCGACCGAGGCTGTAGCTGAAGTGCTTGCTAAGCACACTAAGAAGCCAAGGTTTCTTCAGCATGTGGGGATCCAGCATGTCCATGCGAGATCTGGCGATAGCAACTGTCAAGTAGAGTTGGCAAAGAGGGGCAATGTCGAGCTTCAGGCACTTGTTGACACCTTGACCAAGCAGTTGAAGGAGTCCGAAGAAGCAAGGACCGGGCAAGACAAGGAGCACAGGAAGAGAGATGAGGAGAACAGGAAGAAGCAAGCTGAGATGGATGCAAAACTGGACTTTTTGCTAAGTCAGTTGCAAGCAAGATCAGCTCAAGGGTAA